The following proteins are co-located in the Paludibaculum fermentans genome:
- a CDS encoding response regulator — MNVVAPHQHDELDGRDAKPAMSDQPETEARKIRVMIADDHPIVREGLRKLLNLEDDIDVVGAAADGRELIERVEELMPDVILLDLRMPNLDGLGALQTLQHTSSKARVIILTASEDKNEFVQAMKLGCSGIVLKQTSADLIVKSIRKVYAGEIWLDSHTTAAVMRQFAAPGETSLGPTASKARERSPLSTREREIVALVAQGYKNKEMAEKMFISEQTVKNHLHNIFDKLGVSDRLELALYAIHKGLHLQQNER; from the coding sequence ATGAACGTTGTGGCGCCGCACCAGCATGACGAACTGGATGGAAGGGACGCAAAGCCGGCCATGAGTGACCAACCCGAAACCGAAGCCCGTAAGATTCGAGTCATGATCGCAGACGACCACCCGATTGTCCGGGAAGGTCTGCGCAAGTTGCTCAATCTGGAAGACGACATTGATGTCGTGGGCGCCGCGGCCGATGGCCGCGAGTTGATCGAACGGGTCGAAGAGCTCATGCCCGACGTCATCCTGCTCGATCTGCGGATGCCCAATCTCGACGGCTTGGGCGCCCTCCAGACTCTCCAGCACACCAGTTCGAAAGCGCGAGTCATCATTCTTACCGCATCGGAAGACAAGAACGAGTTCGTGCAGGCCATGAAGCTCGGTTGCTCCGGCATCGTGCTGAAGCAGACCTCGGCTGACCTGATCGTGAAATCGATCCGCAAAGTCTACGCCGGCGAAATCTGGCTCGACTCGCACACCACCGCGGCCGTCATGCGGCAGTTCGCCGCTCCGGGCGAGACCTCGCTCGGCCCAACGGCCAGCAAAGCCCGCGAACGGTCCCCGCTCAGCACCCGCGAACGCGAAATCGTCGCGCTGGTCGCCCAGGGCTACAAGAATAAGGAAATGGCCGAGAAGATGTTCATCAGCGAGCAGACGGTCAAGAACCACCTGCACAACATCTTCGACAAGCTCGGCGTCTCCGACAGGCTGGAATTGGCCTTGTATGCCATTCACAAGGGCCTCCACCTGCAGCAAAACGAACGTTAA
- the sthA gene encoding Si-specific NAD(P)(+) transhydrogenase: MVPSNHAYDYDLLVIGSGPAGQRAAIQAAKLQKRVVLVEKKSVLGGVSVNTGTIPSKTLREAVLDLSGYRSKEFYGLSYSVKQRITMQDLLQRVDTVIRHEIDVTRAQLLRNRVEVVSATASFVDAHTIRLEYVEGGGQRLLTADKVIVAVGTEATRDPHIPFDGHRVLTSDDILVLNELPRTLTVIGAGVIGCEYASMFAALGVRVTLVDKRPRLLPFVDCEIIDTLAYHLRENRVTLRLGENVHGIELLEDESGERVRIVLDSGKQIVTEKALYSIGRTGNTNRIHPEASGLNVDDRGRITVNDDYQTNVPNIYAVGDVIGFPSLSSTSMEQGRLAACHAFGVQASSVPDLFPYGIYTIPEISMVGKNEEELTQAGIPYEVGKARYREIARGQIVGDTTGLLKLLFHFETRQLLGVHIIGEGASELIHIGQAVLAYGGKVDYFVNTVFNYPTLAECYKTAAFDGVNRIGGGADPIAPSKPTD; this comes from the coding sequence ATGGTGCCTTCCAACCACGCCTACGATTACGATCTACTGGTGATCGGCTCCGGCCCGGCCGGGCAGCGAGCGGCGATCCAGGCTGCGAAACTCCAGAAGCGCGTCGTGCTGGTGGAGAAGAAGAGCGTCCTCGGCGGCGTCTCCGTCAACACAGGCACCATCCCTTCCAAAACCCTGCGCGAGGCGGTGCTCGACCTCTCCGGCTACCGCTCGAAGGAGTTCTACGGGCTCTCTTACTCCGTCAAGCAGCGCATCACTATGCAGGACCTGCTGCAGCGCGTCGATACCGTCATCCGTCACGAGATTGATGTCACCCGCGCCCAACTGCTGCGCAACCGCGTGGAAGTCGTCAGCGCCACCGCCTCCTTTGTCGACGCCCACACCATTCGCCTGGAGTACGTCGAAGGCGGCGGCCAGCGCCTGCTCACTGCCGACAAAGTGATTGTCGCCGTCGGCACGGAAGCCACCCGCGATCCGCACATCCCGTTCGACGGCCATCGCGTCCTCACCAGTGACGACATCCTGGTGCTGAACGAGCTGCCGCGTACTCTCACGGTCATCGGCGCCGGCGTCATCGGCTGTGAATACGCCTCCATGTTCGCCGCGCTCGGCGTGCGCGTCACCCTGGTGGACAAGCGCCCGCGGCTCCTCCCCTTCGTCGACTGCGAGATCATCGACACCCTCGCCTATCACCTGCGCGAAAACCGCGTCACCTTGCGGCTGGGCGAGAACGTCCACGGCATCGAGCTACTGGAAGACGAATCCGGAGAACGCGTCCGCATCGTGCTCGACAGCGGCAAGCAGATCGTTACCGAAAAGGCCCTTTACTCCATCGGCCGCACCGGCAATACCAACCGCATCCACCCTGAAGCTTCGGGCCTCAACGTCGACGACCGCGGCCGCATCACCGTCAACGACGATTACCAGACCAACGTCCCCAACATCTACGCCGTCGGCGACGTCATCGGCTTCCCCAGCCTCTCCTCCACCTCCATGGAACAGGGCCGCCTCGCCGCCTGCCATGCCTTCGGCGTCCAGGCCAGCAGCGTCCCGGACCTCTTCCCCTACGGCATCTACACCATTCCCGAAATCTCCATGGTGGGCAAGAACGAGGAAGAGCTCACGCAAGCCGGTATCCCTTACGAAGTGGGCAAGGCCCGCTACCGGGAAATCGCCCGCGGCCAGATCGTCGGCGACACCACCGGCCTGCTCAAGCTGCTGTTTCACTTCGAAACCCGCCAGTTGCTGGGCGTGCACATCATCGGCGAAGGCGCCAGTGAACTGATCCACATCGGCCAGGCCGTGCTGGCCTATGGCGGCAAGGTCGACTACTTCGTGAATACGGTCTTCAACTATCCCACTCTCGCCGAGTGCTATAAGACCGCTGCCTTCGATGGCGTCAATCGGATCGGAGGCGGCGCGGACCCGATCGCCCCCTCCAAGCCAACTGACTAA
- a CDS encoding transglutaminase family protein — translation MYYRIRHLTRFAYSDPVYESLMELRMHPRTEGNQRCLDYKVIVTPKAQIHSYRDHLGNSIHHFGIPGPHRNLQITAESVVEMKPFPELPHFLAPDAWAALDRDVEDGDFWPKLLPSTYAKPSEMLAAFMKELGIERRDDPLMLVREINTQLFNSFEYVPQSTRVDSPIDEALELRKGVCQDMAHVMIAVLRQLGIPARYVSGYLFHRAEDRDRSSDGASHAWVEAYLPTLGWTGFDPTNDLIAGERHIRTAIGRDYADVPPTRGVLKGKADSKLTVAVGVNSCEELPPELAEMVTEWDAEVERDLNTPEDLLRQQEQMQQQ, via the coding sequence TTGTATTACCGCATCCGACACCTCACCCGATTTGCGTATAGCGATCCGGTGTACGAGAGCCTGATGGAATTGCGCATGCACCCGCGGACGGAAGGCAATCAGCGCTGCCTGGACTATAAAGTGATCGTGACGCCCAAAGCGCAGATCCACTCCTATCGCGACCATCTGGGCAATTCGATTCACCATTTCGGGATTCCGGGTCCGCACCGCAACCTGCAGATCACGGCCGAGAGCGTGGTGGAGATGAAGCCGTTTCCAGAGCTGCCCCACTTTCTGGCGCCCGACGCCTGGGCTGCGCTGGACAGGGATGTGGAAGACGGAGATTTCTGGCCCAAGCTGCTGCCCAGCACCTACGCCAAGCCTTCCGAGATGCTGGCCGCGTTCATGAAGGAGCTGGGCATCGAGCGGCGAGACGATCCGCTGATGCTGGTGCGCGAGATCAACACGCAGCTCTTCAACTCGTTCGAGTATGTGCCGCAATCGACGCGCGTGGATTCGCCCATTGACGAGGCACTGGAGCTGCGCAAGGGCGTATGCCAGGATATGGCGCATGTCATGATCGCCGTCCTGCGCCAGTTGGGGATTCCGGCGCGCTATGTGAGCGGCTATCTGTTTCACCGGGCTGAGGACCGCGACCGTTCGTCGGACGGGGCGTCGCACGCCTGGGTGGAAGCCTACCTGCCAACCCTGGGCTGGACTGGGTTCGATCCGACGAATGACCTGATTGCTGGTGAACGCCACATTCGAACCGCTATCGGGCGCGACTATGCGGACGTTCCGCCGACGCGCGGCGTGCTGAAGGGCAAAGCGGATTCCAAGCTGACCGTGGCCGTGGGCGTAAACTCCTGTGAGGAGCTGCCGCCGGAACTGGCCGAGATGGTGACGGAGTGGGACGCCGAAGTGGAGCGCGATCTGAATACGCCGGAAGACCTGCTGCGCCAGCAGGAGCAGATGCAGCAGCAGTAG
- a CDS encoding alpha-E domain-containing protein — MLSRVADSLYWMARYLERAEHTARVVNVHMNLELEQPQDASFGRWARVLESLGMDKSSAQELDPHSLLHLFCFEQSNPVSIISCIRSARDNARQVREQISSEMFEHLNKLYHEVQTAAQDDLWTGDPREFLDAVKEGSLLFQGVTDSTSGHGEGWRFIQLGRFLERAFTVATLVDVHFEYFSGDAAMRPDAGPDTADYLEWIGLLRCATAFEAYCKVYTAKIAPDRVAEFLVLNETFPHSIRFSADRVQSALDAISAVSPSRRGAKAQRVTGRWRSALSYAQIDEIIANGLHGMMSDLKRQTTEIHSGIYKAFISYPVETALEA, encoded by the coding sequence ATGCTTTCGAGAGTTGCGGACAGTCTGTACTGGATGGCGCGTTACCTGGAGCGGGCGGAGCACACGGCGCGCGTGGTGAACGTCCACATGAATCTGGAGCTGGAGCAGCCCCAGGACGCGAGTTTCGGGCGCTGGGCCCGCGTGCTGGAGTCGCTGGGGATGGACAAGTCGTCGGCGCAGGAGCTGGATCCGCACAGCCTGCTGCACCTGTTCTGTTTTGAGCAGTCGAACCCGGTGTCGATCATCAGCTGCATCCGCTCGGCGCGCGACAATGCGCGGCAGGTGCGCGAGCAGATCAGTTCCGAGATGTTCGAGCACCTGAACAAGCTCTACCACGAGGTGCAAACGGCGGCGCAGGACGATTTGTGGACGGGCGATCCGCGCGAGTTCCTGGATGCCGTCAAAGAGGGCTCGCTGTTGTTCCAGGGCGTGACGGATTCGACGTCGGGCCATGGCGAAGGCTGGCGGTTCATCCAGTTGGGCCGGTTTCTGGAGCGGGCGTTCACGGTGGCGACGCTGGTGGACGTGCACTTTGAGTATTTCTCTGGCGATGCCGCGATGCGGCCGGACGCGGGTCCGGACACAGCGGACTACCTGGAGTGGATTGGGCTGTTGCGCTGTGCCACCGCGTTTGAGGCCTACTGCAAGGTGTACACGGCGAAGATCGCGCCGGACCGTGTGGCGGAGTTCCTGGTGTTGAACGAGACCTTCCCGCATTCGATCCGGTTTTCGGCGGACCGCGTGCAATCGGCGCTGGATGCCATCAGCGCGGTGTCGCCCAGCCGGCGTGGGGCGAAGGCGCAGCGCGTGACGGGGCGCTGGCGCTCGGCGCTGAGCTACGCACAGATCGATGAGATTATCGCCAATGGATTGCACGGTATGATGTCGGATCTGAAGCGGCAGACGACAGAGATTCACTCGGGGATCTACAAGGCGTTCATCTCGTATCCCGTTGAAACGGCATTGGAGGCTTGA
- a CDS encoding circularly permuted type 2 ATP-grasp protein has translation MVESVLPAPFHNYLLNSSYDEMFTNDGEVRQHYRLLLDKILEMPSEELRRRKQAADLSFLHQGITFTVYGRSEGTERIFPHDLLPRIITAKEWSTIEQGLTQRITALNMFLHDIYHDQRILDDKVVPRELIYSCPHFRREMRGVNVPRNNYVTVMGTDLIRLPSGEFAVLEDNLRVPSGVSYMLTSRQVMKRVFPGQLQECRVRPIDHYSHALLETLRSLAPEGRTDPTIVLLTPGVFNSAYFEHSYLARQMGIELVEGRDLLVHDNTVYMRTTAGLRRVDVIYRRIDDDFVDPLAFRQDTILGVAGLFNAFRAGNVTLANAIGTGVSDDKAVYAYVPRIIKYYLGQDPIINNVETYLMAEKDSRDYTLENLDKMVVKAVGESGGYGMLIGPHSTREEQSEFRSRILANPRNYISQPTLMLSRAPTFIEGGSIEPRHIDLRPYILSGEKVTIVPGGLTRVALRKGSLVVNSSQGGGSKDTWVLAD, from the coding sequence ATGGTGGAAAGCGTTCTCCCAGCCCCGTTTCACAACTATCTTCTGAACTCGAGTTATGACGAGATGTTCACGAACGACGGGGAGGTGCGGCAGCACTACCGTCTTTTGCTGGACAAGATTCTCGAGATGCCGAGCGAGGAGTTGCGCCGCCGCAAACAGGCGGCCGATTTAAGCTTCCTGCACCAGGGCATCACCTTCACGGTGTATGGCCGCAGCGAAGGGACGGAGCGGATTTTTCCGCACGACCTGCTGCCGCGGATCATCACCGCGAAAGAGTGGTCGACCATCGAGCAGGGACTGACGCAGCGCATCACGGCGCTGAACATGTTCCTGCACGACATCTACCACGACCAGCGGATCCTGGACGACAAGGTGGTGCCGCGCGAGCTGATCTACAGCTGCCCGCACTTCCGGCGCGAGATGCGCGGTGTGAATGTGCCGCGCAACAACTACGTCACGGTGATGGGGACGGATCTGATCCGGCTGCCGTCGGGCGAGTTCGCGGTGCTGGAAGACAATCTGCGCGTGCCCAGCGGCGTGAGCTACATGCTGACCTCGCGGCAGGTGATGAAGCGCGTGTTCCCGGGCCAGTTGCAGGAATGCCGCGTGCGGCCCATCGATCACTACAGCCATGCGCTGCTGGAGACGCTGCGGTCGCTGGCGCCGGAGGGGCGGACGGATCCGACCATCGTGCTGCTGACACCGGGTGTGTTCAACTCGGCGTATTTCGAGCACTCTTACCTGGCGCGCCAGATGGGCATCGAGCTGGTGGAGGGGCGCGACCTGCTGGTGCACGACAACACGGTGTACATGCGGACCACGGCCGGGCTGCGGCGGGTGGACGTGATCTACCGGCGCATCGACGATGACTTCGTGGATCCGCTGGCGTTCCGGCAGGATACGATCCTGGGCGTGGCCGGTTTGTTCAACGCGTTCCGGGCGGGCAATGTGACGCTGGCGAACGCGATCGGCACGGGTGTCAGCGATGACAAGGCGGTTTACGCCTATGTCCCGCGGATCATCAAGTACTACCTGGGGCAAGACCCGATCATCAACAACGTTGAGACCTACCTGATGGCCGAGAAGGATTCGAGGGATTACACCCTGGAGAACCTCGACAAGATGGTGGTGAAGGCGGTGGGCGAGAGCGGCGGCTACGGCATGCTGATTGGGCCGCACTCGACGCGGGAAGAGCAGAGCGAGTTCCGGTCGCGCATCCTGGCGAATCCGCGTAACTACATCTCGCAGCCGACGTTGATGCTGTCGCGGGCGCCCACGTTTATCGAGGGCGGCTCGATTGAGCCGAGGCACATCGATCTGCGGCCGTATATCCTTTCCGGCGAAAAGGTGACGATTGTGCCGGGCGGGCTGACGCGTGTGGCGCTGCGCAAGGGGTCGCTGGTGGTGAACAGTTCGCAGGGCGGCGGCAGCAAGGATACGTGGGTGCTGGCGGACTAG
- a CDS encoding IPT/TIG domain-containing protein, which produces MRFSLTFLTMTLLVALAAPPLLLAQDSIPRCTTVEPASGKVGTEFVVTGENLSKDTVAKLYLTDGTADIEIPMSEQTATTIKAKIPNSAKVGERYKLMILTKGKEPKLIEQPVRFEIE; this is translated from the coding sequence ATGCGCTTCTCCCTTACATTCCTAACTATGACCCTGCTGGTGGCGCTGGCTGCTCCTCCGCTCCTGTTGGCCCAGGATTCCATACCCCGTTGCACGACCGTTGAGCCGGCTAGCGGCAAGGTCGGCACCGAGTTTGTAGTCACTGGCGAAAATCTCAGCAAAGATACCGTCGCGAAGCTTTATCTCACCGACGGCACAGCCGACATTGAAATCCCCATGAGCGAACAGACGGCCACCACGATCAAAGCAAAAATTCCGAACTCCGCCAAAGTGGGTGAGCGTTACAAGCTCATGATCCTCACCAAGGGCAAGGAACCGAAGCTGATTGAGCAGCCTGTCCGCTTCGAAATCGAATAG
- the glgC gene encoding glucose-1-phosphate adenylyltransferase, producing MKNVLAILLAGGAGERLYPLTRDQAKPAVPFGGIYRIIDFTLSNCVNSGLRRIFCLTQYKSLELTRHLREGWDLFSGEMGEFIEVIPPMRRVHADWYLGTADAVYQNLESILIEKPSQVIVLSADQIYKMDYREMLSWHQRYDAEVTIATLQVPIPDATRFGIADIDPVSYRIHDFEEKPQHGHPVLSPFGENMVSASMGIYIFNTDVLLEALREDAADENSSHDFGHNVLPNLLHRRRVIAYDFRDLNNKRVRYWRDVGTIDSYYESNLDLVSVLPELNLYDTGWPIRTRMHQAPPAKFVFAQEGRRMGVATDSFVSPGVIVSGGRVHRSILSPGVRVNSYADVDHSILLPGANIGRYCRIRKAIIDSGVHLPEGATVGEDPERDRAAGYHVTEGGVTVVFEPHD from the coding sequence ATGAAGAACGTTCTAGCCATCCTACTGGCTGGCGGCGCCGGTGAGCGTTTGTACCCCCTCACCCGCGACCAGGCCAAACCGGCAGTACCCTTCGGCGGCATCTATCGCATCATCGACTTCACGCTCTCCAACTGCGTGAATTCCGGCCTTCGCCGCATCTTCTGCCTCACTCAATACAAATCACTCGAGCTCACACGCCACCTTCGGGAAGGCTGGGATCTCTTTTCCGGCGAGATGGGTGAATTCATCGAAGTCATCCCACCCATGCGCCGCGTCCACGCCGACTGGTATCTGGGCACTGCCGATGCCGTCTATCAGAACCTCGAGAGCATCCTGATCGAAAAGCCGTCGCAGGTCATCGTGCTCTCGGCCGATCAGATCTACAAAATGGACTATCGCGAGATGCTCAGTTGGCATCAGCGATACGACGCCGAGGTCACCATCGCAACCCTCCAGGTACCCATCCCCGACGCCACCCGCTTCGGCATCGCCGACATCGACCCGGTCTCCTACCGGATCCACGACTTCGAGGAAAAACCGCAGCACGGCCATCCCGTGCTCTCCCCCTTCGGCGAAAACATGGTGAGCGCCTCCATGGGCATCTACATCTTCAACACCGATGTCCTGCTCGAAGCCTTGCGGGAAGATGCCGCCGATGAGAATTCGTCCCACGACTTCGGCCACAATGTCCTGCCCAACCTGCTGCACCGCCGCCGGGTCATCGCCTACGACTTCCGCGACCTCAACAACAAACGCGTCCGCTACTGGCGCGACGTCGGCACCATCGACTCCTACTACGAATCCAACCTGGACCTCGTCAGCGTCCTGCCGGAGTTGAATCTCTACGACACCGGTTGGCCCATCCGCACGCGCATGCACCAGGCGCCGCCGGCCAAGTTCGTGTTTGCGCAGGAAGGGCGCCGCATGGGCGTCGCCACCGATTCGTTCGTGTCGCCCGGAGTCATCGTCAGCGGCGGCCGCGTCCACCGCAGCATCCTCTCGCCCGGCGTCCGTGTCAACAGCTACGCCGACGTCGACCACTCCATCCTGCTGCCCGGAGCCAACATCGGCCGCTATTGCCGCATCCGCAAGGCCATCATCGACAGCGGCGTCCATCTACCCGAAGGCGCCACGGTAGGCGAAGACCCGGAGCGCGACCGCGCCGCCGGCTATCACGTCACGGAAGGCGGAGTGACCGTGGTCTTCGAACCTCACGACTAG
- a CDS encoding tetratricopeptide repeat protein: MFSRRLLLWAVVVIGLGGGAGLFLWKRLKPAAVSEPAAVRVAFLPFENQTGDAALDWPERLIPLAASRQFATVPNVSPMPANSANDAVSLGATHLVYGYFTRSAAGPVVRAFVEDARSREVVAQKDLPAGQTRWVDLIPGITAVVVSQVAAGAKAGVLDLHNDEAARSMAAAMSATSAQDAVAGYEKAVASDSSCGWCWEGLVERLSKNGDVDGVLKAVAGSRTTGKGMSSLSRARLDLAQAVLTRSLTERADALERIAQAMPGDQASLLQLSQVYVALRQFEKAESAAHRAVQAAPLRPELWNNHAYTLAYLGKFKEAQAAIEQYGRLDTVTANPQDSLGEIALMSGQFAEAAKAFQASYEKDKQYNNGAALEKSALAHWMNGDKQAAKATLERFFDDRAKQNDAWLELSKARWEYLFGQTVQARNRMKAFAAQKGHPVAPFAAAVLALHALADGDAAGAEEAARTARATASTPAQRVYAAVATLALDPDSKLVQISDEGLKTEARALGLTARGAWKPAAEAWQGLLAKQTGGTETPYRELLALCLAQSGQAAQAAPLVSGRWPILTQEQQLLYDFLIYPNLFYTRAEVSLAAKKQVEAQRDYDLFLQYAGDRNDRFGQIARARSAARL; encoded by the coding sequence GTGTTCTCTAGACGCCTGTTGCTGTGGGCGGTGGTAGTGATTGGTCTGGGCGGTGGAGCCGGACTGTTCCTCTGGAAGCGGCTGAAGCCCGCCGCCGTGTCTGAGCCGGCAGCGGTACGGGTCGCGTTCCTGCCTTTTGAGAACCAGACAGGCGATGCCGCGCTCGATTGGCCGGAGCGGTTGATCCCGCTGGCCGCGAGCCGGCAGTTTGCGACCGTTCCAAACGTCAGCCCGATGCCCGCGAACAGTGCGAACGATGCGGTTTCGCTGGGCGCGACGCACTTGGTGTATGGGTATTTCACCCGCTCGGCCGCGGGGCCCGTGGTGCGTGCCTTCGTGGAAGATGCGCGAAGCCGTGAAGTGGTGGCGCAGAAGGACTTACCCGCAGGCCAGACGCGTTGGGTGGACCTGATTCCGGGCATCACGGCGGTGGTGGTCTCGCAGGTGGCGGCCGGCGCCAAGGCGGGTGTCCTGGATCTGCACAATGACGAGGCGGCGCGCAGCATGGCGGCGGCGATGAGCGCCACCAGCGCGCAGGATGCGGTGGCGGGTTATGAGAAGGCGGTGGCCTCGGACTCCTCCTGCGGCTGGTGCTGGGAGGGGCTGGTGGAGCGCCTGAGCAAGAACGGCGACGTCGACGGCGTTCTGAAGGCCGTCGCCGGCAGCCGGACGACGGGCAAAGGCATGAGCAGCCTGAGCCGGGCGCGCCTGGACTTGGCGCAGGCGGTGCTGACGCGCAGTCTCACTGAGCGGGCAGATGCGTTGGAGAGAATCGCCCAGGCGATGCCGGGCGACCAGGCTTCGTTGCTGCAGTTGTCGCAGGTGTACGTCGCGCTGCGGCAGTTCGAGAAGGCGGAATCGGCCGCGCACCGGGCTGTGCAGGCCGCGCCGCTGCGGCCGGAGCTCTGGAACAACCACGCCTACACCCTGGCTTACCTGGGCAAGTTCAAGGAAGCGCAGGCGGCGATCGAGCAGTATGGCCGGCTGGATACCGTGACGGCCAATCCCCAGGATTCCCTGGGCGAGATTGCGTTGATGAGCGGGCAGTTTGCCGAGGCGGCGAAGGCGTTCCAGGCTTCCTACGAGAAGGACAAGCAGTACAACAATGGCGCGGCGCTGGAGAAGTCGGCGTTGGCGCATTGGATGAACGGGGACAAGCAGGCGGCGAAGGCGACGTTGGAGCGGTTCTTCGACGACCGTGCGAAGCAGAACGACGCCTGGCTGGAGTTGAGCAAGGCGCGGTGGGAGTATCTGTTCGGGCAGACGGTGCAGGCGCGCAACCGGATGAAGGCTTTTGCGGCGCAGAAGGGGCATCCGGTGGCTCCGTTTGCGGCGGCGGTGCTGGCGTTGCACGCTTTGGCTGACGGAGATGCGGCCGGGGCGGAAGAGGCGGCTCGGACGGCCCGTGCGACAGCTTCGACGCCGGCCCAGCGGGTGTACGCGGCGGTGGCCACGCTGGCGTTGGATCCGGATTCGAAGCTGGTCCAGATTTCCGATGAGGGCCTCAAGACCGAAGCTCGTGCCTTGGGGTTGACCGCTCGAGGGGCCTGGAAGCCGGCGGCCGAGGCCTGGCAGGGCCTGCTGGCGAAGCAAACGGGCGGGACGGAGACTCCTTACCGTGAGTTGCTGGCGTTGTGCCTGGCGCAGAGCGGGCAGGCGGCACAGGCCGCGCCCCTGGTGAGCGGGCGCTGGCCGATCCTCACGCAGGAGCAGCAGTTGCTCTACGACTTCCTGATTTACCCGAATCTGTTCTACACGCGGGCGGAGGTTTCGCTGGCGGCCAAGAAGCAGGTGGAGGCACAGAGAGACTACGATCTGTTCCTGCAGTACGCGGGTGACCGGAATGACCGGTTTGGGCAGATTGCCCGGGCAAGGTCTGCGGCGCGGCTGTAG
- a CDS encoding tetratricopeptide repeat protein, which yields MWSNRLIGSFVFIALTLPAAATAQDIRAGVRDTKPVVPPQAASPLTPEARADIFMARKMYREAVETYLETKPPNAVVYNKVGIAYHQMSDLDTARKYYERSLKLNSKYAEAINNLGTIHYAKKNYRRAVSTYQRALKISPESASMYSNLGTAYFARKDYKRATESYEKAMSIDPEVFESRGSHGVLLQERSVTERAKFHYYLAKTYAKAGRTELALLYIRKSLEEGFKERKKYMQDSEFETLRSLPEFEDLMKLEPRVL from the coding sequence ATGTGGTCCAACCGCCTGATCGGTTCCTTTGTATTCATCGCTTTGACGCTGCCGGCAGCCGCCACGGCCCAGGATATCCGTGCGGGCGTGCGCGACACCAAACCGGTGGTTCCCCCACAAGCTGCATCCCCTTTGACGCCGGAGGCGCGGGCTGACATCTTCATGGCGCGAAAGATGTACCGGGAGGCCGTCGAGACCTACCTGGAAACGAAGCCGCCGAATGCAGTTGTTTACAACAAAGTCGGGATTGCGTATCACCAGATGTCCGACCTGGACACGGCGCGCAAATACTACGAGCGTTCCCTGAAGCTGAACTCGAAGTATGCCGAGGCGATCAACAATCTCGGAACGATTCACTACGCGAAGAAGAACTATCGCCGCGCGGTTTCGACATACCAGCGGGCGCTGAAGATTTCGCCGGAGTCCGCCTCGATGTATTCGAACCTGGGCACGGCGTACTTTGCGCGCAAGGACTACAAGAGAGCGACCGAGAGCTACGAGAAGGCTATGTCGATCGACCCCGAGGTGTTTGAGAGCCGGGGTTCGCACGGCGTGCTGCTGCAGGAGCGCTCAGTGACGGAGCGGGCGAAGTTCCACTACTACCTGGCGAAGACGTATGCCAAGGCCGGGCGGACGGAACTGGCGCTGCTGTACATCCGGAAGTCCCTGGAAGAGGGCTTCAAGGAGCGCAAGAAGTACATGCAGGATTCTGAGTTTGAGACTCTGCGGAGTCTACCGGAGTTTGAGGACCTGATGAAGCTGGAGCCGCGTGTTCTCTAG